In Rhodothermus bifroesti, a single genomic region encodes these proteins:
- the tsaD gene encoding tRNA (adenosine(37)-N6)-threonylcarbamoyltransferase complex transferase subunit TsaD has protein sequence MPKVILGIETSCDDTAAAVVVEGQLRSSVVASQQALHNRYGGVVPELASRDHQRQIVPVVRQALQEAQLQPADVDAVAVTYGPGLIGSLLVGLSFAKAFALGLGRPLIGVNHLEGHMYSVFLTAPSPPFPYLCLVVSGGHTQLVRVEAGFQHEVLGRTRDDAAGEAFDKVARLLGLGYPGGPEIDRLAQKGDPAFIRFPQPRLEGYDFSFSGLKTAVLYYLNQFSETERDRLLRHHLADLCAAFQQAVVDVLIDALRRAVEATGIRHVAIVGGVSANSGLRAAAEALSQALDFRLYIPPMAYCMDNAAMIAITGYFKAQAGLTSPLTLSAKPTLAA, from the coding sequence GTGCCAAAGGTTATTCTAGGAATTGAAACTTCATGCGACGACACAGCGGCGGCTGTTGTTGTCGAAGGGCAACTGCGCTCGAGTGTGGTCGCCTCACAACAAGCGCTGCATAACCGTTATGGAGGGGTAGTGCCTGAACTGGCCTCACGCGACCATCAACGCCAAATTGTGCCCGTTGTGCGGCAGGCCCTTCAGGAAGCCCAGCTTCAGCCCGCCGATGTCGATGCTGTAGCCGTCACTTATGGTCCAGGACTGATCGGATCGCTGTTGGTGGGGCTTAGCTTTGCGAAAGCCTTTGCCTTAGGCCTTGGGCGACCGCTTATTGGCGTCAACCATTTGGAAGGCCACATGTATTCGGTCTTTCTCACGGCTCCCTCGCCTCCTTTTCCCTACTTGTGCTTAGTGGTCTCTGGAGGACACACGCAACTGGTGCGCGTAGAAGCGGGTTTTCAGCACGAAGTGCTCGGACGCACCCGAGATGATGCGGCAGGCGAAGCTTTCGATAAGGTCGCCCGCCTTCTTGGCCTGGGCTATCCTGGAGGGCCTGAAATTGACCGGCTAGCCCAGAAAGGCGATCCTGCTTTTATCCGCTTTCCGCAGCCACGCCTAGAGGGCTACGACTTTTCATTTAGTGGGCTAAAAACAGCCGTGCTGTATTATCTGAACCAGTTTTCCGAGACAGAACGCGACCGTCTCCTTAGGCATCATCTTGCCGACCTTTGCGCAGCATTTCAGCAAGCTGTAGTTGACGTGCTCATCGATGCCTTGCGACGCGCTGTCGAAGCCACCGGCATTCGGCACGTGGCTATCGTGGGCGGGGTTTCGGCCAACTCGGGACTTCGTGCCGCAGCCGAAGCCTTGAGCCAAGCCCTGGATTTTCGGCTGTATATTCCACCTATGGCTTACTGCATGGACAATGCAGCTATGATTGCCATTACCGGCTACTTTAAAGCCCAGGCAGGACTCACAAGTCCGCTGACATTATCGGCCAAGCCCACGCTCGCTGCCTAA
- the pheA gene encoding chorismate mutase, giving the protein MSLECLQHALDRVQNHRPELPESPTEADMIPWRQRIDAIDLVILRLLNERARCANYIGYIKKKLGLPIYVPEREEEVLRNVLTANEGPLSNDAVRRLFERIIDETRSLERQKYQDPTPNS; this is encoded by the coding sequence ATGTCGCTGGAATGCTTACAGCACGCGCTGGATCGCGTCCAAAACCATCGCCCAGAGCTCCCAGAATCGCCGACCGAAGCTGATATGATTCCTTGGCGTCAGCGCATCGACGCCATCGACCTGGTGATCCTGCGCCTGCTCAACGAACGCGCCCGCTGTGCGAATTATATTGGCTACATCAAAAAAAAGCTGGGCTTGCCTATCTACGTGCCCGAACGTGAAGAAGAGGTGTTGCGCAATGTATTGACTGCAAACGAAGGCCCCCTATCCAATGACGCGGTTCGGCGCCTTTTTGAGCGCATCATCGATGAAACGCGTTCACTAGAACGGCAGAAGTACCAAGACCCAACGCCAAACAGCTAA
- the mltG gene encoding endolytic transglycosylase MltG, producing the protein MRRVLLLVGLTLGLVCGAAILWLVVASNTPTFEGRRGVKIPPGASLEQVADSLQAAGVLQHRRPFVWLARLTGWHRQIKAGYYTFATGTSTYRMLNVLRRGLQSPVHVLIPPGSRPEIVAAFVCRVLACSPDSLLSALRDSALAAELGTDTLHLFGRLLPDTYYFFWLTAPRDVVRRVHAAFLDFFTPERRALADSLGLTIDEVVTLASIVEWEASPKERRRVAGVYLNRLRRGMPLQADPTVQYVILQQEGQKRRLLFSDYRIDHPYNTYRYRGLPPGPITNPSRNALEAVLNAEQHDYLYFVADGEGGHVFSRTFQEHVEAARRYRRLVERRRMLTDGVDAP; encoded by the coding sequence ATGCGACGTGTATTGCTGCTTGTAGGACTTACGCTGGGCTTGGTCTGCGGGGCTGCGATACTCTGGTTAGTTGTCGCCTCCAACACGCCTACTTTCGAAGGCCGTCGCGGCGTCAAGATCCCTCCCGGAGCTTCGCTTGAGCAAGTGGCCGATTCCTTGCAGGCCGCAGGTGTGTTGCAGCACCGCAGACCATTTGTCTGGCTGGCGCGGCTTACCGGATGGCATCGCCAAATCAAAGCTGGCTACTATACGTTTGCTACAGGCACTTCAACCTATCGCATGCTCAACGTCTTACGACGCGGGCTGCAATCCCCAGTGCATGTCTTGATTCCACCAGGCTCTCGGCCCGAAATCGTTGCAGCCTTCGTCTGCCGCGTGCTGGCCTGCAGCCCCGATTCGCTCCTAAGTGCCCTCCGCGATTCTGCACTGGCGGCTGAGCTGGGCACCGATACGCTCCATCTGTTTGGTCGCCTGCTGCCAGACACGTATTACTTTTTTTGGCTTACCGCGCCGCGCGACGTGGTGCGGCGCGTACATGCGGCATTTTTGGACTTCTTTACCCCTGAGCGGCGTGCCCTTGCCGACAGCCTGGGCCTAACGATTGATGAAGTCGTGACGCTGGCCTCTATCGTCGAATGGGAAGCAAGCCCCAAAGAGCGCCGCCGCGTGGCTGGTGTATATCTGAACCGCCTGCGGCGTGGTATGCCGCTCCAGGCCGACCCTACAGTACAATACGTTATTCTTCAACAAGAAGGCCAGAAGCGTCGCTTGCTATTTTCTGACTATCGCATCGACCACCCCTATAACACCTACCGGTATCGTGGTCTACCTCCAGGCCCAATTACGAACCCATCCCGAAATGCCTTAGAGGCGGTGTTGAATGCCGAGCAGCACGACTATCTGTACTTTGTAGCCGATGGCGAAGGCGGGCACGTCTTCAGCCGGACGTTTCAAGAACACGTCGAGGCTGCCCGTCGCTACCGACGTCTTGTGGAGCGACGCCGTATGCTTACCGACGGCGTGGACGCCCCATAG
- a CDS encoding OmpP1/FadL family transporter: MKQVIFCWSLCLLGVLHAQAQSVDDAWRFSQRLPAVGARLTALSGTSAAGLADYGVLYSNPAGLGYYTHSEIAGGLSWLNARDAAIYHTPTRFDWESELRATDLDHLAAVYKAPTVRGSLVLGLAYARTADFTRRLYFQGENNTSSITDSYLPYPGEYEVTSEGQLVFHHDIPFMAYQAGAIEFLPDEYQAGRYPFYQAVAPGTTIRQIGEVTEEGGLNELSLGAAIEAARNLFLGFSLGFTSGRYRFERRFEEEDFRNENTEALYAVILNENRVLAGFDFLQVREYFTSRLEGFSMRGGLSARLSPQWRFGVSIETPVFFRVREDYGSVLETFFDTGGSLAYGGQSGDAGTGTFRYEIRTPWRLRTGIAYQTSRLHVSLDLEAIDWSQLRFDAASNQAFIQDLNRRVREELEPVLNARLGLAYQLGSTTLYGGLAVFPDPHTSEIQRSEADRQRVWGSLGISLQLAESFRLDLGWTQEQFDDYYQPYADVERPPFVRETVRRSRFVVGLSYTLGSAQPMGRPRRR, from the coding sequence ATGAAGCAGGTAATTTTTTGCTGGAGTCTTTGTTTGCTTGGTGTGCTGCATGCTCAGGCCCAAAGTGTAGATGATGCCTGGCGTTTTTCGCAGCGTCTTCCTGCCGTAGGGGCTCGCTTGACTGCGCTATCGGGTACCAGTGCAGCTGGACTGGCCGACTATGGCGTGCTTTATAGCAATCCAGCGGGGCTAGGCTACTATACGCACTCAGAGATTGCCGGCGGGCTGAGCTGGCTTAATGCTCGTGATGCAGCCATCTACCATACGCCTACCCGTTTCGATTGGGAAAGCGAACTGCGTGCAACCGACTTAGACCATTTGGCTGCCGTCTATAAAGCGCCTACTGTACGTGGTTCGCTGGTTCTTGGCTTAGCGTATGCCCGCACAGCTGACTTCACGCGCCGCCTTTACTTCCAGGGTGAAAACAACACCAGTTCGATCACCGATTCCTACTTGCCCTATCCCGGAGAGTACGAGGTGACCTCAGAAGGTCAACTGGTCTTTCATCACGACATCCCATTTATGGCTTACCAGGCAGGTGCTATTGAGTTTTTGCCTGATGAATACCAGGCTGGGCGCTATCCATTCTATCAGGCTGTCGCACCTGGTACAACGATCCGGCAAATCGGTGAAGTCACCGAAGAAGGTGGCCTCAATGAACTTAGCTTGGGTGCAGCCATCGAGGCAGCCCGGAACCTGTTTTTGGGCTTTTCCCTTGGGTTTACCAGCGGTCGCTATCGGTTTGAACGGCGTTTTGAAGAAGAAGACTTCCGGAACGAGAACACGGAAGCACTCTATGCAGTCATATTGAATGAAAACCGCGTGCTGGCCGGGTTTGACTTTTTGCAAGTCCGTGAATACTTCACTTCAAGACTGGAGGGCTTTAGCATGCGGGGTGGCCTTTCGGCTCGGCTTTCGCCGCAGTGGCGTTTTGGCGTTAGCATAGAAACCCCTGTGTTTTTCCGAGTGCGCGAGGACTATGGCAGCGTGCTAGAGACTTTCTTCGACACAGGGGGGTCGCTGGCCTACGGCGGACAGTCGGGCGATGCGGGTACAGGCACGTTCCGCTATGAGATCCGCACTCCCTGGCGGTTGCGTACGGGCATTGCTTACCAGACCAGCCGTTTGCACGTGAGCCTGGATCTGGAGGCCATCGATTGGTCGCAGCTCCGCTTTGACGCTGCCAGCAATCAGGCATTCATACAGGACTTAAACCGCCGCGTGCGCGAGGAGCTCGAGCCCGTACTCAACGCCCGATTAGGCTTAGCCTATCAATTGGGAAGCACAACGCTTTATGGAGGGCTAGCGGTTTTTCCCGATCCTCATACCTCGGAGATTCAACGCTCCGAGGCAGATCGGCAGCGCGTTTGGGGTTCCTTAGGAATTTCCCTGCAATTGGCCGAGTCGTTTCGGCTGGATTTAGGCTGGACGCAGGAGCAGTTTGACGACTACTATCAGCCCTATGCCGACGTCGAGCGGCCGCCTTTTGTACGGGAAACGGTGCGGCGCAGCCGCTTTGTGGTGGGGTTGAGCTATACGCTAGGTTCAGCACAGCCTATGGGGCGTCCACGCCGTCGGTAA